In Nicotiana tabacum cultivar K326 chromosome 19, ASM71507v2, whole genome shotgun sequence, one DNA window encodes the following:
- the LOC107799231 gene encoding growth-regulating factor 9-like, producing the protein MQPHLSSATPLSHSGKDEREKKEGSPPCIKLSLGYVVEEEEKVANAIAKSVFTTAQFHELQLQAVIFKYIVSGLPVPFHLFFTIWNTVSSSLGSAVINKLYPTLGRFDYASMMDPEPGRCRRTDGKKWRCKRDVIPGQKYCGQHMHRGRRSRKLVEASEYVTKSDDISITSKRIKLNARSDDPGSKCAPASSKTSCLSSTSRNYQNNSVEDSSAKPRPTNSCNSSEKQDNHMTFNRKDTTTCIRTQSFNTDSKNIDFNRISPSKANQKQSYGDARNSGGLVPVFGISAKSDLQHTTETELQRCRRSDGKKWRCSRNAVPRQKYCETHMHRGAKKIMAASDSVINVEPSKPSSYRFCHQVIPKNDGTGINLNTSLSISTLPDPRNITEDDDSNSNSTSDATTITDEIPAFVSH; encoded by the exons ATGCAGCCTCATCTCTCTTCTGCCACACCCCTTTCTCACTCTG GAAAAgatgaaagagagaagaaagaaggGTCACCACCTTGCATAAAGCTGTCTTTAGGCTATGTGgttgaggaagaagaaaaagttgCCAATGCCATTGCCAAGTCTGTGTTCACAACAGCTCAGTTTCATGAACTCCAGCTCCAAGCTGTGATTTTTAAGTACATAGTCTCTGGTCTTCCAGTTCCTTTTCATCTCTTTTTCACCATTTGGAATACTGTTTCCAGCTCCTTGGGCTCTGCTGTAATCAACAAACTTTACCCTACCT TAGGAAGATTTGATTATGCAAGCATGATGGATCCTGAACCAGGGAGGTGCAGAAGAACTGATGGTAAGAAATGGAGGTGCAAACGGGATGTGATTCCAGGTCAGAAGTACTGTGGGCAGCACATGCATAGGGGTCGTCGTTCAAGAAAGCTTGTGGAAGCTTCCGAATATGTTACGAAATCAGATGATATAAGTATCACTTCCAAGAGAATTAAACTGAATGCTCGTTCTGATGACCCCGGTAGCAAATGTGCCCCTGCTAGTAGTAAAACCTCCTGTTTGTCTTCTACTAGcagaaattaccaaaataatagcGTCGAGGATTCATCTGCTAAACCAAGACCCACCAATTCCTGCAACAGCAGTGAGAAACAAGACAACCACATGACTTTTAATAGAAAGGACACCACAACTTGCATAAGAACCCAATCTTTCAATACTGATAGCAAGAATATTGATTTCAACCGTATTAGTCCCAGCAAAGCCAACCAAAAGCAGAGTTATGGAGATGCTAGGAATAGTGGTGGTTTGGTTCCAGTTTTTGGTATATCTGCAAAGAGTGATCTTCAACATACCACAG AAACTGAACTGCAGAGGTGCAGAAGATCAGATGGTAAGAAATGGAGATGCAGCAGGAATGCTGTTCCTCGTCAAAAGTACTGTGAGACGCACATGCACAGGGGAGCCAAAAAGATAATGGCAGCCTCAGACTCGGTCATTAATGTCGAGCCTTCAAAACCTTCCTCATACAGGTTTTGCCATCAAGTTATACCTAAAAATGATGGTACTGGAATAAACTTGAACACCAGTCTTTCCATTTCAACACTCCCAGATCCTCGAAACATTACGGAAGATGATGACTCTAACAGTAACAGTACTAGTGATGCCACCACTATCACTGATGAAATACCAGCATTTGTGTCACATTAG